A single Lolium perenne isolate Kyuss_39 chromosome 6, Kyuss_2.0, whole genome shotgun sequence DNA region contains:
- the LOC127307170 gene encoding LOW QUALITY PROTEIN: AAA-ATPase At3g28580 (The sequence of the model RefSeq protein was modified relative to this genomic sequence to represent the inferred CDS: deleted 1 base in 1 codon): MATTVDKWVGVGTAMTVFTLLCSRMPDRIHDEVRHFITKWTPLVAAYFNPYVHLTISEQSDEQFRRNELFDDISAYLTDKCAHGARRLKAELGNDGVLPEVTLDDEVQVTDDSDGARIWWYATNKGPSYRSPSPVFSFFAADTEPRLFRAVFHKRHRQFVLNTYLPRALAKGHELIANMTRQRRLFTNHRQGNRSTWCHVPFEHPATFDKLAMDPVQKEEIIDDLEAFMDGKQYYSDVGKAWKRGYLLYGPPGTGKSTLISAMANKLKYDVYDLDLTSVKNNSELRKLFIETKGRSIIVIEDIDAIEVDLAGNRKVADKKSGSSSCCDHLPLDPNKDDGSKVTLSGLLSFVDGLWSASGGERVIVFTTNRVDMLDQALTRRGRMDMHIEMSYCRFGAFKVLANNYLRVRDHELFDEIKRLLDDTDTSPADVAHNLMPKSNKRKRDADMPPSEVAYYLKEDTDACLAGLVETLKKKAKRESTTAPTIEVVVPAQNGTSK, from the exons ATGGCAACCACGGTTGACAAGTGGGTTGGGGTTGGCACGGCCATGACCGTCTTCACCTTGCTGTGCTCCCGGATGCCGGACCGAATCCACGACGAGGTGAGGCACTTCATCACTAAGTGGACGCCGCTCGTCGCCGCCTACTTCAACCCCTACGTCCATCTCACCATCTCCGAGCAAAGCGACGAGCAGTTCCGCCGGAACGAGCTCTTCGACGACATCTCCGCCTACCTCACAGACAAGTGCGCTCACGGCGCCCGCAGGCTCAAGGCCGAGCTCGGTAACGACGGCGTGCTGCCGGAGGTCACCCTGGACGACGAAGTGCAGGTCACGGACGACTCCGACGGCGCGCGCATCTGGTGGTACGCTACCAACAAGGGCCCCAGCTACCGGAGCCCGAGCCCCGTCTTCAGCTTCTTCGCCGCCGACACGGAGCCCCGGCTCTTCCGGGCAGTGTTCCACAAGCGCCACCGCCAGTTCGTGCTCAACACCTACCTGCCACGAGCACTGGCCAAGGGCCACGAGCTCATCGCCAACATG ACCAGGCAGAGACGGCTGTTCACGAACCACCGGCAGGGAAACAGGAGCACCTGGTGCCACGTGCCGTTCGAGCACCCGGCGACCTTCGACAAGCTAGCCATGGACCCTGTCCAGAAGGAGGAGATCATCGACGACCTCGAGGCCTTCATGGACGGCAAGCAATACTACTCAGACGTGGGCAAGGCGTGGAAGCGTGGGTACCTGCTTTACGGCCCGCCGGGCACGGGCAAGTCAACGCTGATCTCGGCCATGGCCAACAAGCTCAAGTACGACGTCTACGACCTCGACCTCACGTCCGTCAAGAACAACTCCGAGCTCCGGAAGCTCTTCATCGAGACCAAAGGCAGGTCCATCATCGTCATCGAGGATATCGACGCCATCGAGGTTGACCTCGCCGGAAACCGCAAGGTCGCCGACAAGAAGTCCGGCAGCAGCAGCTGCTGCGACCACCTCCCGCTGGACCCCAACAAAGACGACGGAAGCAAGGTAACGCTCTCCGGCCTGCTAAGCTTTGTGGACGGGCTGTGGTCGGCGAGTGGCGGCGAGCGGGTCATTGTCTTCACCACCAACCGCGTCGACATGCTCGACCAGGCGCTGACACGCCGGGGGAGGATGGACATGCACATCGAGATGTCCTACTGCAGGTTCGGTGCCTTCAAGGTACTCGCCAACAATTACCTCAGAGTAAGAGATCACGAGCTGTTCGACGAGATCAAGCGGCTGCTCGACGATACCGACACGTCGCCCGCTGACGTGGCACATAACCTCATGCCCAAGAGCAATAAGAGGAAGAGGGACGCCGATATGCCGCCATCTGAAGTGGCATATTACCTCAAGGAGGACACTGACGCTTGCTTGGCAGGTTTAGTTGAGACCCTGAAGAAGAAGGCCAAGAGGGAATCAACGACGGCTCCTACCATTGAAGTTGTTGTACCTGCCCAGAACGGAACTTCGAAATAA